In Patescibacteria group bacterium, the following are encoded in one genomic region:
- a CDS encoding enoyl-CoA hydratase/isomerase family protein: MTPKEPMQYQIPKRKAPGLFEHKDASEFDFKFIKYQKTDGIARVTINRPDVYNSYNLATLKEMTEAFDDVACDDRIGVVILRGEGDIAFCTGGDVKEYADMIVLGKSQDMWHWMNWFVRAHDALRNTGKTSIACLNGIVVGGGNEWNLSCDVAIMADTDWKEKSDGTKSPTRYIKQVGATVGSVAAGGATQNLPLVVGMRRAKEILLFNRPILPEQAKAWGLVNDVVSYAELDSTVDRWAHDALNQFPGSIRSTREQLNFFSNLVWGTSMGFAKDTLVRNMGGIEAYFGMVGFAKKRPVDHDSIRCAAAEGADMELLFGPYTTRKCDACGAEGMPLELDFCGKCGAELPPVM, encoded by the coding sequence ATGACACCCAAAGAACCTATGCAGTACCAAATTCCCAAAAGAAAGGCTCCCGGACTTTTTGAACATAAGGACGCGAGCGAGTTCGATTTCAAATTCATCAAGTATCAGAAAACGGACGGAATCGCACGCGTGACGATCAACCGTCCCGACGTCTACAACTCATACAACCTTGCAACTCTAAAAGAAATGACCGAAGCGTTCGACGATGTTGCGTGTGATGACAGAATCGGCGTGGTCATTCTCCGTGGTGAAGGCGACATAGCTTTCTGCACCGGCGGCGACGTCAAAGAATATGCCGACATGATCGTCCTCGGAAAATCACAGGACATGTGGCACTGGATGAACTGGTTTGTTCGCGCCCATGATGCCCTCCGTAACACTGGCAAAACTTCCATTGCGTGCCTGAACGGAATTGTCGTCGGCGGCGGTAATGAATGGAACTTAAGCTGCGACGTCGCGATCATGGCCGACACCGACTGGAAAGAAAAATCCGACGGGACGAAATCACCGACTCGCTATATCAAGCAGGTCGGTGCGACGGTTGGAAGTGTCGCCGCCGGCGGTGCGACCCAGAATCTACCACTCGTGGTCGGCATGCGTCGCGCGAAGGAAATTCTCCTCTTCAACCGCCCGATCCTACCCGAACAGGCTAAAGCCTGGGGGTTGGTGAACGACGTTGTCTCATACGCCGAACTCGACTCTACGGTCGATCGATGGGCGCATGATGCTCTCAACCAATTCCCTGGTTCAATCCGCTCCACTCGCGAGCAGCTTAATTTCTTCAGTAACCTGGTCTGGGGCACCAGCATGGGATTTGCCAAAGACACACTCGTTCGCAACATGGGCGGGATCGAAGCCTATTTCGGCATGGTCGGGTTCGCGAAAAAACGGCCGGTCGATCATGACTCTATCCGGTGTGCCGCCGCGGAAGGCGCCGACATGGAACTTTTGTTTGGGCCCTATACGACACGCAAGTGTGATGCCTGCGGAGCCGAAGGTATGCCACTCGAATTAGATTTTTGTGGCAAGTGCGGTGCAGAACTGCCCCCCGTGATGTAA
- the thrS gene encoding threonine--tRNA ligase: MSKQTRQHKTDKQSRLSILRHSASHILAASVMEMFPEAKLGIGPATEDGFYYDFALPRPLIPEDLPLIEAKMQALIAADLPFEKTTVAIDEAINKSANTSQIYKTELMQDLKAAGETQVTFYKSGEFVDLCAGPHVKSTKEIGAIKLLSIAGAYWRGDEHNTQLTRIYGTAFETIKELDEYLVMLEEAKKRDHRKLGKELNIFAFDDQVGPGLPLWMPNGTVIIEQLEKLAHQTEAAAGYQQVRTPHIAKESLYLTSGHLPYYADSMFPPMVAEDAKYYLKAMNCPHHHKIFAAIPRSYRDLPLRLTEYGTCYRYEKSGELFGLMRVRSFQMNDAHIYCAPEQFAEEFKAVNDMYIKYFKIFGLKKYVMRLSTHDPAKLGKKYIDEPELWQQTEEMVRKVLIDAKIPYIEVADEAAFYGPKIDVQVWSAIGKEFSIATNQVDFAIPKRFGLCYATSDGGTATPLCIHRAPLGVHERLIGFLLEHYVGAFPFWLAPVQAIVLPVSDKFNDYAKSVFYQLIKKGYRINLDDRNESLGKKIREAELQKIPYMLVVGEKEASALTATIRTLHAEEQLTKTIPEIIELFRKQRSPLK; encoded by the coding sequence ATGTCTAAACAAACCAGACAACACAAAACCGATAAACAGAGTCGACTTTCTATCTTGCGGCATTCGGCTTCCCATATCTTAGCCGCCTCAGTGATGGAAATGTTCCCCGAAGCCAAACTGGGGATTGGCCCGGCGACCGAGGATGGGTTTTATTATGATTTTGCCCTGCCGCGCCCGCTCATTCCGGAAGACCTGCCTCTAATCGAAGCCAAAATGCAAGCACTCATTGCGGCTGATTTGCCGTTCGAAAAAACTACCGTCGCGATTGACGAGGCTATTAATAAATCGGCCAATACTTCGCAGATCTACAAAACAGAGTTGATGCAAGATTTGAAAGCAGCGGGGGAGACCCAAGTTACTTTTTATAAAAGCGGGGAATTCGTAGATTTGTGTGCCGGCCCGCATGTGAAATCCACTAAAGAGATCGGCGCCATCAAACTGCTTTCTATCGCAGGGGCTTATTGGCGCGGAGACGAGCATAATACCCAGCTTACCCGTATCTACGGCACTGCTTTCGAGACGATCAAAGAATTGGATGAGTATCTTGTTATGTTAGAAGAAGCCAAAAAACGCGACCACCGCAAATTAGGCAAAGAACTTAATATCTTCGCTTTTGACGACCAAGTTGGCCCGGGTTTACCCCTCTGGATGCCTAATGGCACGGTTATTATTGAACAATTAGAAAAACTAGCCCACCAAACCGAAGCAGCAGCCGGCTATCAGCAAGTCAGAACCCCACATATTGCCAAGGAATCCTTGTATCTTACTTCTGGACACCTGCCCTACTATGCCGATAGTATGTTCCCGCCTATGGTGGCAGAAGATGCCAAGTATTACTTAAAAGCTATGAACTGTCCGCATCACCACAAAATCTTTGCCGCTATCCCCCGCAGTTACCGGGACCTGCCTTTGCGCTTAACAGAATATGGTACCTGCTATCGTTATGAGAAATCAGGGGAATTGTTCGGACTAATGCGGGTCCGGTCTTTTCAAATGAATGATGCTCATATTTATTGCGCTCCCGAACAATTTGCCGAGGAATTTAAGGCGGTTAATGATATGTACATTAAATACTTTAAGATCTTCGGTCTCAAAAAATATGTGATGCGCCTATCCACTCACGACCCAGCTAAATTAGGCAAAAAATATATTGACGAACCTGAGCTTTGGCAACAAACCGAAGAGATGGTACGAAAAGTCTTGATTGATGCCAAAATTCCTTATATAGAAGTGGCGGATGAAGCGGCCTTCTATGGGCCAAAGATCGATGTGCAGGTTTGGAGTGCCATCGGTAAAGAATTTTCTATTGCTACCAATCAAGTCGACTTTGCCATACCGAAACGATTTGGGCTGTGCTACGCCACCAGCGATGGCGGTACTGCTACGCCACTATGTATTCACCGCGCACCGCTCGGCGTCCATGAGCGATTAATCGGCTTTCTATTGGAGCACTATGTTGGAGCCTTCCCTTTCTGGCTCGCCCCAGTCCAAGCCATTGTCCTTCCAGTCAGCGATAAATTTAATGATTATGCCAAATCTGTATTTTATCAACTTATCAAAAAGGGTTATCGAATCAATTTAGATGACCGCAATGAATCGTTGGGTAAAAAAATCCGCGAAGCCGAACTTCAAAAAATTCCTTATATGTTAGTGGTGGGAGAAAAAGAGGCCTCTGCTTTAACTGCAACTATTCGGACATTGCATGCCGAGGAACAATTAACCAAAACTATCCCCGAAATCATCGAACTCTTTCGTAAACAACGCTCTCCATTAAAGTAA
- a CDS encoding pseudouridine synthase: MTKMRLNKYLAGAGIASRRKADELIQEGKVKVNGKIITSLGIQIDPEKDKVEYQGKILQAATPLLFMFNKPAGVTSTMADPHAQKTVADYFKDVGRVYPVGRLDKDSEGLLLVTNDGDLANKLMHPRYEHEKEYEVVISRHAEFSSASPRKILPARPGKRVQDDGRGTEREDLITKFSQSFKIDGARIKPMRVKIINKISPNSWIISLILQEGRKRQIRRVAEMLGYKIIQLKRVRIGKLKLGHLSVGKYRRVLVDEII, encoded by the coding sequence ATGACGAAAATGAGATTGAACAAGTATTTGGCGGGGGCGGGGATAGCCAGCCGGCGCAAGGCTGACGAGCTGATCCAAGAGGGGAAGGTGAAGGTAAATGGCAAGATTATTACTAGTCTTGGCATACAAATTGATCCAGAAAAAGATAAAGTGGAATACCAGGGCAAGATTTTGCAGGCGGCGACTCCTCTGCTGTTTATGTTTAATAAGCCAGCGGGAGTAACCTCGACTATGGCAGACCCGCATGCCCAAAAAACCGTTGCCGATTACTTTAAGGATGTGGGTCGGGTTTACCCGGTGGGCCGGTTAGATAAAGACAGTGAGGGATTATTGCTAGTTACTAACGATGGGGATTTGGCTAACAAGTTGATGCATCCCCGCTACGAACACGAAAAAGAATACGAGGTAGTTATTTCCCGTCATGCTGAATTTAGTTCAGCATCTCCAAGGAAGATCCTGCCTGCCCGGCCAGGGAAACGAGTTCAGGATGACGGAAGAGGCACGGAACGCGAAGATTTAATTACCAAATTCTCTCAGAGTTTCAAAATAGATGGCGCCAGAATTAAACCCATGCGAGTGAAGATAATTAATAAGATTAGTCCTAATTCGTGGATTATCTCATTGATTCTGCAAGAGGGGAGAAAACGGCAAATCCGACGCGTGGCCGAAATGCTGGGATATAAAATCATTCAACTTAAGCGAGTGCGTATTGGCAAATTAAAACTCGGCCATCTTTCCGTGGGGAAATATCGCCGAGTTTTAGTAGATGAAATTATTTAA